DNA from Desulfarculus baarsii DSM 2075:
TGCGACCTCTCCGAGGCCCTGCGCCAGGGCCGGCGGGTGGCCCAGCAGATCGCCGAACTCTACGACAAGGCCAAGGCCGGCCAGCTTCACGCGCCGCGCATGGTCTGCGTGGTCGATGAATCCAAGTGCATTGGCTGCGGCCTGTGCAAGGAGATCTGCGACTGTGGCGGCATCGAGCCCGTGCAGGGCCGGGGCGGCAACATCCCCCGTCACGTCGACCCCATGCTCTGCACCGGCGGCGGCACCTGCGCGGCGGCCTGCCCCTATCACGCCCTGACCCTGCAAAACAACTCCACCGCCCAGCGCGAGGCCCGGGCGGGCAAGCTGGCCGCCCAACTGGGCGAGCTGGACGTGCTGGCCTATGGCTGCGCCTGGGGTGGCCTGGCCGCCGCCGACAACGCCGGGTCCAAGGGCCTGGCCTACGACCCCCGCCTGCACCTGCTGCCGGTGGGCTGCATCGGCCAGCTCGACCCATCGGTGCTGGCCCGGGCCTTCCTCGACGGGGCCAACGGCGTGCTGTTGTTGGGCTGCCCGCCCGAGTCGTGCCACCATTCCTATGGCCTGGACCACACCTGGAGCCGCGTGAGCTTGCTCAAAAAGCTCCTGGGCCTGTGCGGCTTCGACCGGCGGCGCATCGCCCTGGCCCACTGCGACATGAACCAGCCCGCCGCTTTCATCAACTCGGTCAACGCGTTCCTGGCCACCATCGAGCAACTGGGGCCCATCGAGCGCACGCCGCAGAACGTCGAAAAGCTCCAGGGCGTCTACGACACCGTCAACAACTCGCGGGTGCGCTGGGTGCTGGGCGCCAGCCTGCGGCGGCCCTGGGAAGAGGTCTACCCCGGCGATCAGCGCAACGCCCTCAACTACGACCGCGACCTGCTGGGCGTCATCGGCGAGGAACTGGTCGCCAGCCGGGTGCGCCGCGTGTTGCAGCGTGAAAAGCGGCCCATGCCGGTGAGCGAACTGGTCGAGGCCATCGCCGAAAAGCAGGACGCCATCATGGACAGCCTGCACGAAATGGTCTCCGAGGGCCTGATCCATCGCCAGCACAGGGACGGCGAGGCCATCTACACCTTGCCCCTGCGTTAGAAACGCCCACCACCCGGTCACGGGGGGCCGCCACCCCCCGCCTTGACCGCAAGCCCGCCCCGGCCGCTGGTAATGTGCTTGCCAGCGGTCGGGGCTTGGCTTATCCTGAAGGCCTTGCCGGGAAGCACTCTCACCACGCCCGGCCGGGGAAGACGCATGGACGAAAAAGACAAGGCCATCCTGCGCGAGGTGCAATCACGCCTGCCCATCGCCGAGCGGCCGTTTCTGGAGTTGGGCCGGGCCGTGGGCCTGGGCGAGGGTGAAGTCATCGAACGCCTGGCGGCCATGAAACGCTCCGGGGTGATCCGGCGCATCGGCGGCAATTTCAACAGCGCCAGCCTGGGCTTTGCGGCCACGCTCTGCGGGGCCAAGGTCGCCCCGGAAAAGCTGGACGCCTTTGTGGCGGCGGTCAACGCTCATCACGGCGTGACCCACAACTATCTGCGCAGTCACGAGTTCAACGTCTGGTTCACCTTCATCGCCGAGGACATGGCCCAGATCGACGAGCACCTGGCCAGGCTGGCCGAGCAGACCGGCGTGGACGATATATGCAGCATGCCGGCCCTGGAAATGTTCAAGATCAAGGTGGATTTTCCGATCTGACGGCCGGCGGCCAGACCGACGCATCGTCGATGGGGGAGGGTAGGGGCATGAAGCGCCCATGGTTGTTTGGGCCTGGCGGCGGGGCTTTTGCTGGCGTTGGCCGGCGGCTGCGCCACGAAACCGCCGGCGGATGACGCGTGGCTGGCCGAGCGGCGCGCGGTTCCGGCGGCCACGGCCAAGCAGCGGCTGTCGCGCTACCCCGGCGTCAAGGCCGTCGAGGGCGATCGGGTGATCTTCGCCGACGGCTCCAGCATGCCCTTTGACGACGGCCGGCCCAAGACCTTCGGCCAGGCCCTGGAAGACGCCGACATTCACGATCACTTCGCCCGGGCTTATCCGGCCTTCACGAACATCACCCCGCCGGCGGTCAACGACGACCCGGGGCGTTTGCGCTGCGACGCCTTTTTGAAAAAGCTCTACGGTCACTCCAGGCAAGATATCGAGGCCAACCTGGTGGAGGTGACTTGGCCGCCCAACCACGGCGGAAAAAGCTGCTCTTCAACAAAAAGCAAAACGCCGCCGCCCAGTTGCAAAAAGCCTCCACGGCCCAGGAAAACACGCCGGGCGTCGATTTCAAATACCTGGTCAACATCGACAGCACCTATCAATACCGGCCCATCCAGGGCGCGACCCGCCTGAGCCCCCACAGCCACGGCATCGCCATCGAGCTGGAAAACAAATACACCTGTTATTGACTGTGGGACGAGCGATACAACTATCGCAACGAGATCCCGCGCGATATCGTCGAGGTCTTCGAGGCGCACGGTTTCGTCTGGGGCGGCAGGTGGCGGCGCTACGACACCATGCACTTCGAGGCTGCTGCACGGGGCAGGACGCCCCCGTGCTGCACTCTCACTTCGAATATCGGCCGGAAATGTTCGAGAGGGTGCGTTAGCGGCGCTCAGCCGGCTTTGGCCCGCAGTTCCTCCAAGGCCTGCTTGGCCTGGCGGGCCTGGTCCTTGCGGCGCTTGGCCACCTGTTCGATCTTGTTTTTCAGGAACCAGTAGAGGTCTTCCAGGTCGTCGCCTTCGAGCATCTCGACCAAAAGCGCCACTTGACGGGCCAAGTCGTCGGCCTGGGCCCCGTCTTCATCGCCCCAGATCACCTGGCGCGGGGACACGCCGCATATCTCGGCCACCTGCTCGAGCACGCGGTCGGGGGCCAGGCGTTTGCCGGTCTCGTAGCGGTTGTACTGGGCCTGGCTGAGGCCCAACTCGGCGGCGAATTGGGCCTGGGTGCGCTGGCCGCGCATGTGCTTGAGGCGGCGGCCCACGTGGGCCCCGATGATTTCATGGGTTTCGCGCATCATGAAAGCTCCTTTCCCAGGCTAACCCATTTGGCCAGCCCAGTCCAGGAGATAGACCGGCCCTCCCCGGCCGGGGCGCCCTTTCAGGCCTCCTGCGGGCCGGAGGCCCGTCCCGTGCGCTGCCAGGCGCTCCAGTGCAGATCGGAAGCCGAGCGCGGATCCTTGGTCAGGACGCCTTCCATGACCACGTCGAGGACGGGATCGACCAACTCGGTCAGCGAGCCCCTGCGCCCGTCCATCAGCCAGTTGGTGGTCAGGTGATCGACCGCGCCCATCAGCACCGAGCGCACCACGTAGGGGTTGATGTCGGGGCGGAATTCGCCGTTGGCCATGCCGCTTTTGATGATTGCGGTGATGTTGCGGAAACCGTCGCGGATCATCTCGTAGGCTTCGGTTTCGCGAAACTTCTGATTTTGCTTGAGGGTCAGCAGGATCACCGATGAATAATCGGGGTTGGACTCGTAGAGCGAAAGATACATGTAGACCAGGGCGCGCAGGCGGTTGGCCGCGCCGCGGATCAGGCTCAAATGGACCTGGGAAAGCTCGTGGCTCTCGCGGGTGACCTCCAGGGGGATGGCGAAGAGCACGCCCTCCTTGCTGGAGAAATATTCGTAGATGCTGCCCTCGGAGACGCCGGCGGCGCGGGCGATCTCGGCGATGGTGGCGTCGTGAAAGCCCTTGTGGGCGAAGACCTTTTGCGCGGCCTTGAGGATCTTGCTGCGGCGGGCCTCGGTTTTGGATTGACTGGCCAAGCGGCTCCCCCTTTCCGGCCCCGGCTGGAGCCAGTGAGTTCGGTGCGTGCAACGTGGTGTGGGGCCAAGGGGACGGCCCGGCTGGCTGGCCGATTGGGCAAACGAATCGGCATGTTGGCTATTAAGCCAGCCTGTTGGTGTTTTTTCCCAGGCCATTGCCGCCCGCGATGCTCCGGCGGCGAGCCTTCGGCGCTTGGGCTCCACCCCCCTCCGGCGGCCTTGCCGAGCCACCGTCCGCCCCGTGCGCAATGGCCGGGCGCTGGCGACGTGGCTAATTAAACCAACGCTGCTTTTTATGCGCTGATTTTATTGTGCCGCTACGTCAAGCGCCCGATAAACAAATTAGTATCTTAATTATTATAGAGCCATTTTCCCGCCAGGCCAAACGCCGATTTGCCCCTCGGCGGATTTTTGGCCAGGCGGGCGGGGTTTTAAGCTTCAGACGGCGGGGCGCAGGCCTTCGAGCAACTCGGTCAGCTCGCGGGCGGGCAGGGGCCGGCTGAAATAATAACCCTGCATCTGGTCGCAGCGCTTGGAGCGCAGGAAATCGAGCTGCTCCTTGGTCTCGACGCCTTCTGCCACCACTTGCAGGTTGAGGCTGCGGCTCATGGAGATGATGGTGTTGACGATGGAGGCGTCGTCGGGGTCGGTGGCGATGTCGGCCACGAAGGAACGGTCGATCTTGAGCGAACTCATGGGGAAGCGCTTGAGGTAGTAGAGCGAGCTGTAGCCCCGGCCGAAGTCGTCCAGCGAAAGGCGCACGCCCATCGACGACAGGCGGTTCATGGTCTCGATGGCTTCATCGACGCTGTGCATGACCACCCCTTCGGTGATCTCCAACTCCAGGCAGTGGGGGGCCAGCCCCGTTTGGGCCAGGATCTCGCCGACGTGATCGACCAGATGGTTGTCCTGGAACTGGCGCGGCGACAGGTTGACCGAGACGTTGAGCCCATCGAAGCCCATGTCGTGCCAGTATTTGGCCCGCGAGCAGGCCTGTTCCAACACCCACTTGCCCAGGGGCAGGATCAGGCCGGTCTCCTCGCAGATGGGGATGAACTCGTCGGGCGAGACGACCACCGAGTCGGGTCGGCGCCAGCGCACCAGGGCCTCGACGCCCACCACCTTGTCCGAGCGCAGCTCGACCTTGGGCTGGTAAAAAACCTCGAACTCCTCGCGCTCCAGGGCCTTGCGCAGGTTGGCCTCCAGCTCCATGCGCCGCATGACCTTGGCGTTCATGGCCGGGGTGAAGAGCTTGATGTTGTTGCGGCCCTCGTCCTTGGCCCGGAACATGGCCAGGTCGGCGTTGGCCACCAGGGTCTGGGCGTCGTGGCCGTCGTGGGGGTGGATGGTCACGCCGATGCTGGCGGTGACGTAGAGTTCGTGGGGGCCGACGGCGAAGGGCTGGCTCATGGAGTCGAGGATGCGCCGGGCCACCTGCATGATGTAGTCGGGGTCGGAGGCGCCTTGTATGAGCATGACGAACTCGTCGCCGCCCAGGCGGGCCACGGTGTCTTCCTCGCGCAGCCAGCGGGTCAGGCGCTGGGCCACGGCCTGCAGGAGCATGTCGCCCACGGCGTGGCCCAGGCTGTCGTTGATGTTTTTGAAGTTGTCCAGGTCCAGGAACAACAGGGCCAGGCCGTGGCCGCCGCGATGGGCTTGGGCGATGGCCATGGCCAGGCGGTCGTTGAAGAGCTGGCGGTTGGGCAGGCCCGTCAGGGCGTCGTGATAGGCCTGGTGGGTGATGCGCTCCTCGTTGCGCTTGGCTTCGGTGATGTCGTGGAAGACGCCCACCAGATGGGTGGTGCGATCGCTTTTGTCCTTGATGGCGGTGATGGTCAGCCACTCGGGGTAGGCCTCGCCGTTTTTGCGGCGATTCCAGACTTCGCCCTGCCAATGGCCCTGGTCGGCCAGGCTCCGCCACATCCGCTGGTAAAATTCGGCGTCGTGGCGGCCCGAGGAGAGGATCGACGGCCGCGCGCCCACGGCCTCGGCGGCGTCGAAGCCGGTGATCGCGCAAAAGGCGGCGTTGACCATCTCGATGACGCCGTCGGCGTCGGTGACGATGATGCCCTCGACGGTGTTTTCAAAGACCCGGGCCAGCAGGCGCATCTGCTCCTCGGAGGCGCGGATGCCGGTGATGTCCTGCACGGCGCCGATCATGGAGATGGGCTCGCCGCGGTCGTCGCGCAGGACGCTGGCCACCTGGCGCAGCACGCGCTCCTGGCCGTCATGGCGTTTGATGCGGTGTTCGAAGCTGACGGCCTCGTCTTGCAGAAAGGCCTTCTCGAAGCAGCGCGTGACGTAGTCGATGTCGTCGTCGTGCATGCACGAAACGATCTCGCCGAACAGGCTGGCCGGGTCGCGCCGGGGCAGGTCGTAGATGTTGAAGACCTCGTCGGAGCAGCTCAGGCGGCTGTTGGAGAGCTTGAGCTCCCAGTTGCCCAGGCCGGCCAGCTTCTGGGCGCGGGCCAGGCTGGCCTCGCTGTGGCGCAGGGCCCGCTCGGCCTGGATTTGCGAGGACATGTCTTTCAGCATGCCGACCATGCCCGTCACCCGCCCCATGTCGTCGATGTTGGGCGCGCCGCTCATGGCCAGGTGGCGCACCTCGCCGTTTTTGTGCAGCATGGGGTGGGCCCCGTAGAGGGTTTTTTTGCCGTCGCGCACGGCCTTGAACAAGCGGCGGTAGTCGTCGACGCTGTCGGGCGGGGCGAACTCGATGAAATAGCGGCCCAGCACCTCCTCGGCGGCGTGGCCCAGGATGCGCCGCCAGGCCCGGTTGACGTAGGTGAAGCGGCCGTCGGGGCTCAGGGTGTAGATGATGTCCGGGGCGTTTTCACTCAGGCCCCTGAAGCGCTGTTCGCTCTGGCGCAGGGCCTCGGCGGCCTGGCGGCGCTGGGAGACGTCGGTGAGGATGCCGTCGATCCACAGCAGGCGGCCCTCGGCGTCGCGCTGGGCGGCGGCGCTGGCCTCGGCCCAGATGGTGCGGCCGTCCTTGCGGCAAAGCGGCAGCTCGAAGTCGGCCACGAAGCCGTTTTGCAACACCTGGCGGGCGAAAAAGGCCCGTTCGCGCTGATCGGGGTAGACCTGGCTGACCGGCGTGGACATGAGCTCCTCGGCCGAATCGTAGCCCAGCAGGGCGGCCAGGGCCGGATTGGCCTGCAAAAAGCGCCCCTGGCCGGCCATGGTCAGGCGAAAGACGCCCACGCCAAGGTTTTCGAAAAGGCCGCGGTAGGCGTCGCCGGCCGCTTGGGCCAGCTTGTCCTCCAGCATGGCGATGCGCCGCTGGGCGCTGGCCAAGTCGCGGCAATGATCCGACTCGTTGGGGCAGGCAGGTCTCATCGGTTGTCCTCGGCTTGGGCAGCGGGAGAGCGGATAGCGCCGGGCCAGCGGTGGCCGGCCTTCAGCACCGCGAAATTCCATACGATAGCCGTTATGGACACCATGCCAAATTACAAGCCGTCCGGTCAACCCCCTGGATGCCGCCGCTGGCCTGTCGTATGATGGAAGTGTCCTTTTTCACGCAATCGTCGGCCGGGGAGGGCCGCCGTCGTCATGAAACGCATTCTGATCGTCCATCATTCGCAGTCGGGCAACACCCGGCGCATGGCCCAGGCCGTGGCCCAGGGCGCGGCCCTGGTCGAGGGCGTCGAGACCCTGGCCCGCACCGCCGCCCAGGCCACGCTGGAAGACCTTTTGTCCTGCCACGGCCTGGCCCTGGGCTCGCCGGAGTATTTCGGCTACATGGCCGGCGCGCTCAAGGACTTCTTCGACCGCACCTACGAGGCCGCCCGCGGCCGCCGCGAGATCTTCAAGCTGCCCTACGTGGCCTTCATCAGCGCCGGCAACGACGGAACGGGCGCGCTTGGCCACATCGAGCGCATCGCCCTGGGTTATCAGTTCCGCAAGGTCCAGGAGCCGGTGCTGGCCGTGGGCCCGCTCGGCGACGAGGCCCTGGAGCGTTGCCGCCTCCTGGGCCAGACCCTGGCCGCCGGCTGCGAGGCCGGGCTGTGGTAGGCGCGTCAGATACGATTATTCGATAAAATATTATCGTTCTATTTTGATTTTTTATTGACGAAGAATGATGCCGGCCGTATGCTCCCCAGAAAACGGGCTGGCGGCGCGGAGGCGCGCCCCACGCCGCCGCCATCGAGGCGCACAACAATTCCGGGGAGCACCGATCATGAACGATTTGGAACGGATCAAAAGGGCCAGCCGCCGGCTGAAGTCTTTTTGCACGGCGCTTTTGTTTTTCATCCCCCTGGCCGTGGCGGTGGGCTGGACGTTCTGGGACAAGACGC
Protein-coding regions in this window:
- the ahbA gene encoding siroheme decarboxylase subunit alpha, whose product is MDEKDKAILREVQSRLPIAERPFLELGRAVGLGEGEVIERLAAMKRSGVIRRIGGNFNSASLGFAATLCGAKVAPEKLDAFVAAVNAHHGVTHNYLRSHEFNVWFTFIAEDMAQIDEHLARLAEQTGVDDICSMPALEMFKIKVDFPI
- a CDS encoding M15 family metallopeptidase, whose amino-acid sequence is MPRDIVEVFEAHGFVWGGRWRRYDTMHFEAAARGRTPPCCTLTSNIGRKCSRGCVSGAQPALARSSSKACLAWRAWSLRRLATCSILFFRNQ
- a CDS encoding flavodoxin family protein, which translates into the protein MKRILIVHHSQSGNTRRMAQAVAQGAALVEGVETLARTAAQATLEDLLSCHGLALGSPEYFGYMAGALKDFFDRTYEAARGRREIFKLPYVAFISAGNDGTGALGHIERIALGYQFRKVQEPVLAVGPLGDEALERCRLLGQTLAAGCEAGLW
- a CDS encoding sensor domain-containing protein, yielding MRPACPNESDHCRDLASAQRRIAMLEDKLAQAAGDAYRGLFENLGVGVFRLTMAGQGRFLQANPALAALLGYDSAEELMSTPVSQVYPDQRERAFFARQVLQNGFVADFELPLCRKDGRTIWAEASAAAQRDAEGRLLWIDGILTDVSQRRQAAEALRQSEQRFRGLSENAPDIIYTLSPDGRFTYVNRAWRRILGHAAEEVLGRYFIEFAPPDSVDDYRRLFKAVRDGKKTLYGAHPMLHKNGEVRHLAMSGAPNIDDMGRVTGMVGMLKDMSSQIQAERALRHSEASLARAQKLAGLGNWELKLSNSRLSCSDEVFNIYDLPRRDPASLFGEIVSCMHDDDIDYVTRCFEKAFLQDEAVSFEHRIKRHDGQERVLRQVASVLRDDRGEPISMIGAVQDITGIRASEEQMRLLARVFENTVEGIIVTDADGVIEMVNAAFCAITGFDAAEAVGARPSILSSGRHDAEFYQRMWRSLADQGHWQGEVWNRRKNGEAYPEWLTITAIKDKSDRTTHLVGVFHDITEAKRNEERITHQAYHDALTGLPNRQLFNDRLAMAIAQAHRGGHGLALLFLDLDNFKNINDSLGHAVGDMLLQAVAQRLTRWLREEDTVARLGGDEFVMLIQGASDPDYIMQVARRILDSMSQPFAVGPHELYVTASIGVTIHPHDGHDAQTLVANADLAMFRAKDEGRNNIKLFTPAMNAKVMRRMELEANLRKALEREEFEVFYQPKVELRSDKVVGVEALVRWRRPDSVVVSPDEFIPICEETGLILPLGKWVLEQACSRAKYWHDMGFDGLNVSVNLSPRQFQDNHLVDHVGEILAQTGLAPHCLELEITEGVVMHSVDEAIETMNRLSSMGVRLSLDDFGRGYSSLYYLKRFPMSSLKIDRSFVADIATDPDDASIVNTIISMSRSLNLQVVAEGVETKEQLDFLRSKRCDQMQGYYFSRPLPARELTELLEGLRPAV
- a CDS encoding helix-turn-helix domain-containing protein codes for the protein MMRETHEIIGAHVGRRLKHMRGQRTQAQFAAELGLSQAQYNRYETGKRLAPDRVLEQVAEICGVSPRQVIWGDEDGAQADDLARQVALLVEMLEGDDLEDLYWFLKNKIEQVAKRRKDQARQAKQALEELRAKAG
- a CDS encoding TetR/AcrR family transcriptional regulator → MASQSKTEARRSKILKAAQKVFAHKGFHDATIAEIARAAGVSEGSIYEYFSSKEGVLFAIPLEVTRESHELSQVHLSLIRGAANRLRALVYMYLSLYESNPDYSSVILLTLKQNQKFRETEAYEMIRDGFRNITAIIKSGMANGEFRPDINPYVVRSVLMGAVDHLTTNWLMDGRRGSLTELVDPVLDVVMEGVLTKDPRSASDLHWSAWQRTGRASGPQEA